GCTTCATGCTGCGCTAGATGCCAATCCCAATCTGCACTTATCTGATGTTTCATTATCCATGCATCTCCTCCATTGTAATTCATCAATTCACTCCTACCTCTATTATCCATTCCTTGATCGGTGAAAATGGCCAACATATCCATACCCTGCTGATTGGAATTCCATCCAGTCTCACTTTGTGCCTCAGAGAGAAGAAAACTCAATAAGAAAGTAAGAAAAAATCTGTGAATGCGTCGACTGGAAATGAATAGCTTTTTAAGCTTAAAATTGAGTGTTGTAAAATTCATTTCTGAGCGAGTTTACATATAATCTAAGGATGAAAATTTCTCAAAAATTAAAAATACTTGAACAGGTCATCCCTTTTCATTTCGTGCAGCCTGTCCCGAAGCAAGCCCTTTAAGGCTTTCAGGTCTCCTTTTTTCGCGCTGATAGGGGCTATTATATGCTTCCAGTTCTGCCAGGGCGGCTCAAGCCCGAGCCGAACTGCAATCTTGTCAAGGAGGGAATCGTACTCGCTTTCTTTTACCTTATCCATCTTGTTTGCGGCGATAATGGTGTCAATCCCGACTTCCCTCAGGAAATCGAACATCTCGACGTCTATCGGAATCTGGTTCCTTGAATCCCAGCGATCCACAATCTGCGGGAGAGCAGGACCGTCTATTACAAGCACTCCGAGTTTTATTCTTTCGGCGTTGTCTTCGATATAATGCACAGTTTTATCTTTTATGATGTCCTGTTTTCGGTCTTTTACTCCGCTCATGAAGCCGAAGCCCGGCATATCCGTGATAAGCAGGTCCGAAATCTGGATATATGTAGGGCGAAGGGTAACCCCCGGGCGTTTTCCAACCCTTACCTTCGCCCCGAAGAGTTCCCTAAGCAGGGAGGATTTGCCCACGTTTGAGCGTCCCACAAATATTATCTCAAAGCTTATTTCGCTTTCAGCTGCGATTTTACTTATTTCCATTGTCTTCTGCTTCATTTGCCTCTCCGAGTTCCTTATCAAAAGCCCTGAGGAATATGTAAAGGG
This region of Methanosarcina flavescens genomic DNA includes:
- the engB gene encoding GTP-binding protein EngB codes for the protein MEISKIAAESEISFEIIFVGRSNVGKSSLLRELFGAKVRVGKRPGVTLRPTYIQISDLLITDMPGFGFMSGVKDRKQDIIKDKTVHYIEDNAERIKLGVLVIDGPALPQIVDRWDSRNQIPIDVEMFDFLREVGIDTIIAANKMDKVKESEYDSLLDKIAVRLGLEPPWQNWKHIIAPISAKKGDLKALKGLLRDRLHEMKRDDLFKYF
- a CDS encoding M12 family metallo-peptidase produces the protein MNFTTLNFKLKKLFISSRRIHRFFLTFLLSFLLSEAQSETGWNSNQQGMDMLAIFTDQGMDNRGRSELMNYNGGDAWIMKHQISADWDWHLAQHEASHNYDCPDHGYTGPVCIMTYAHMMITDNWCVDCDQTIETNRNHF